In Jannaschia sp. M317, one DNA window encodes the following:
- a CDS encoding carbohydrate ABC transporter permease, with translation MQNDRLLAYFMILPVVAAVLAFVVGPTYNVGTLSLTQVVMGQERGFGTLGNFRALINDPVFLLVMKNTAIWIVGGTLACVSVGLAVGTFLAIDSKMTTGLRALILLPWVLPDVVTAMAWKWMLHGQVGIIGQTLTSTGLTDEPISFMGDPDLVMWMLVVVLVWRKMPLVALILCAAIRSVPDEQLEAARMDGATAFERFRFVVIPNIAFSLTAVTVISMIWITAEFALPWIMTGGGPANASQIMATYIYQQSFEFFNWGVASAMSVVNLVMLASIVGLYLYINRRSWASEGTR, from the coding sequence ATGCAAAACGACCGCCTTCTGGCGTATTTCATGATATTGCCTGTGGTGGCGGCTGTTCTCGCCTTCGTCGTCGGGCCAACTTACAACGTCGGCACGCTCAGCCTGACCCAGGTGGTCATGGGGCAAGAGCGGGGCTTTGGCACACTCGGAAACTTCCGGGCGCTGATCAACGACCCGGTGTTCCTTCTGGTGATGAAGAACACCGCGATCTGGATCGTCGGCGGCACCCTGGCCTGCGTCTCCGTGGGGCTGGCCGTGGGCACGTTCCTCGCGATCGACTCCAAGATGACGACCGGCCTGCGCGCCCTGATCCTTCTGCCATGGGTCCTGCCGGATGTGGTGACGGCCATGGCCTGGAAATGGATGCTGCACGGCCAGGTCGGCATCATCGGCCAGACCCTGACCTCGACCGGCCTGACCGACGAGCCGATCTCCTTCATGGGGGACCCGGATCTGGTGATGTGGATGCTGGTGGTGGTTCTGGTCTGGCGCAAGATGCCGCTTGTGGCGCTGATCCTCTGCGCGGCCATCCGCTCCGTACCCGATGAACAGCTGGAAGCGGCGCGCATGGACGGGGCCACGGCATTCGAGAGGTTCCGCTTTGTCGTGATCCCGAACATCGCCTTTTCGCTGACGGCGGTGACGGTCATCTCGATGATCTGGATCACCGCGGAATTCGCCCTGCCCTGGATCATGACGGGCGGCGGGCCGGCCAATGCCAGCCAGATCATGGCAACCTACATCTATCAGCAGAGCTTCGAGTTCTTCAATTGGGGCGTCGCCTCGGCCATGTCGGTGGTCAACCTCGTCATGCTCGCTTCGATCGTGGGTCTCTATCTCTACATCAATCGTCGCTCCTGGGCGTCGGAGGGGACACGATGA